The Polyangia bacterium genome has a window encoding:
- a CDS encoding ABC transporter ATP-binding protein — MPETAVPQSTEAATVKAPLLAVRDLHAWYGESHILHGVSFEIRAGEVVTLLGRNGAGKTTTLKALMGVVPRRTGSITVDGAETITLPSHQVARRGLGWCPEERGIFASLTVEENLRLPPVIRPGGLTVEQLFAMFPALKERRRSPGTKLSGGEQQMLAIGRILRTGARLLLLDEPTEGLAPVIVQQIGRTIADLKTQGFTILLVEQNFHFAATVADRHYIMEQGRVIEMIPGHELEANTDKLHRYLGV; from the coding sequence ATGCCTGAAACGGCAGTACCGCAATCCACCGAGGCCGCAACAGTGAAGGCGCCGCTGCTGGCCGTGCGCGACCTGCACGCCTGGTACGGTGAATCGCACATTTTGCACGGCGTCTCGTTCGAAATCCGCGCCGGCGAGGTGGTGACGCTTCTCGGCCGCAACGGCGCCGGGAAGACCACCACGCTGAAGGCGCTGATGGGCGTGGTCCCTCGCCGCACGGGTTCCATCACCGTCGACGGCGCAGAGACCATCACCTTGCCGTCGCACCAGGTGGCGCGGCGGGGCCTCGGCTGGTGTCCGGAAGAGCGCGGCATCTTCGCCAGCCTCACGGTCGAGGAAAATCTCCGCCTGCCGCCGGTGATCCGGCCCGGCGGCCTGACCGTCGAACAACTGTTCGCGATGTTCCCGGCGCTGAAAGAACGGCGCCGGAGCCCGGGCACGAAATTATCCGGGGGCGAGCAACAAATGCTGGCCATCGGGCGTATCCTGCGCACCGGCGCGCGGCTTTTGTTGCTGGATGAACCGACGGAGGGATTGGCGCCGGTGATCGTGCAACAGATCGGCCGCACCATCGCCGACCTGAAAACCCAAGGCTTCACCATCCTGCTGGTCGAACAAAATTTTCATTTCGCCGCCACCGTCGCTGATCGTCACTACATCATGGAACAAGGGCGCGTTATCGAGATGATTCCCGGTCACGAACTGGAAGCGAACACGGACAAGCTGCACCGATACCTGGGCGTCTGA
- a CDS encoding ABC transporter ATP-binding protein, with protein MANETILEARGLTKEFKGFVAVKGVDLQVRRGTVHALIGPNGAGKTTCFNLLTHFLTPTRGSIIFAGQDITGSAPAAIARMGMVRSFQISAVFPHLSVLENVRLGLQRRRGRSMDFWRSSHVLHALDGEARALLDAVGLAEFETRDAGELPYGRKRALEIATTLALDPALMLLDEPTAGMTQEDVERITALIKRVAADRTVLMVEHNLDVVAALCHHITVLARGEVLAEGDYATVSKNPAVIEAYLGAGGGHA; from the coding sequence ATGGCGAACGAAACCATCCTCGAAGCCCGCGGGCTGACCAAGGAGTTCAAGGGATTCGTCGCCGTCAAAGGCGTCGACCTGCAGGTCCGCCGCGGCACCGTGCACGCGCTGATCGGGCCCAATGGAGCGGGAAAAACCACCTGTTTCAATCTGCTCACGCATTTCCTCACGCCCACCCGCGGGTCGATCATTTTTGCCGGCCAGGACATCACCGGCTCGGCGCCGGCGGCCATCGCGCGCATGGGCATGGTGCGGTCGTTTCAGATCTCGGCGGTGTTTCCCCATCTCAGCGTCCTCGAGAACGTGCGCCTCGGCCTGCAGCGGCGGCGGGGGCGCTCGATGGACTTCTGGCGGTCCAGCCACGTGCTGCACGCGCTGGATGGTGAAGCGCGCGCCTTGCTGGACGCCGTCGGCTTGGCGGAGTTCGAAACCCGCGACGCCGGCGAATTGCCGTACGGCCGCAAGCGCGCGCTGGAGATCGCCACCACGCTGGCCCTCGACCCGGCGCTGATGCTGCTGGACGAGCCGACCGCCGGCATGACCCAGGAAGACGTCGAGCGCATCACCGCCCTCATCAAGCGGGTGGCCGCCGACCGCACGGTGCTGATGGTCGAGCACAACCTGGACGTCGTCGCGGCGCTTTGTCACCACATCACCGTCCTGGCGCGCGGCGAAGTGCTGGCCGAGGGCGACTACGCGACAGTGTCGAAGAATCCGGCGGTGATCGAAGCCTATCTGGGCGCGGGCGGGGGGCATGCCTGA